From the genome of Malus domestica chromosome 04, GDT2T_hap1, one region includes:
- the LOC108173195 gene encoding uncharacterized protein has protein sequence MVSPEVYIANVIQWWLEFTRTINAGPEQDNNLRSTSRWIVPPRGQLKRNIDGFGKAESLAAGFSAIIRDGNGLFIAAGIGSFEDIASPLISKAMAMRAGLLWAIDRGYQSLIIETYSLQIVEALRDPILNLSPIEQVLKDCKVLLNTITEANITHIRRNANAAAHHLAKVGLSLMQSYEWIGSPPSIRTDILVEDCM, from the coding sequence ATGGTGTCTCCTGAGGTTTACATTGCTAATGTTATTCAATGGTGGTTGGAGTTTACCAGAACCATAAATGCAGGACCGGAGCAGGATAACAACTTACGAAGCACCTCTAGATGGATTGTCCCACCCCGAGGGCAGCTCAAGAGGAACATAGATGGGTTCGGGAAGGCAGAGAGCCTTGCTGCTGGGTTTAGTGCCATTATCAGGGATGGTAACGGTCTCTTTATAGCTGCTGGTATTGGAAGTTTTGAAGATATAGCCTCCCCACTGATCTCGAAAGCTATGGCAATGAGAGCAGGTTTGTTATGGGCGATTGACAGGGGTTATCAATCACTTATTATTGAAACCTACTCGCTTCAGATTGTAGAGGCACTGAGGGATCCTATCCTCAATTTGTCACCCATCGAACAAGTTCTGAAGGATTGCAAAGTTCTACTCAATACAATCACTGAAGCAAATATCACCCACATTCGTCGAAACGCAAACGCTGCTGCTCACCACCTTGCAAAAGTCGGCCTATCTTTGATGCAAAGCTATGAATGGATCGGTTCCCCTCCTAGTATCAGAACTGATATACTTGTTGAGGACTGTATGTAG